Genomic DNA from Dermacentor variabilis isolate Ectoservices chromosome 6, ASM5094787v1, whole genome shotgun sequence:
GTCCTTGCAGCAAAGCGCCTCGACTTCATCTTTCGGCTCGGCCACCTCCCGACTAGAGCTGGGTGATGCCGTCTCACCAGTGTACCACTTAACGGTACCATCATGCTCGTTGTGAAGGCACACCTGGGGCACTGCTGTTGGGAGGAGCCTGCGGCCATGCTGTACAGTCGGCACAAAGTCCTGGTCCCTGAAATGCCTCGAGCAGATTCGTGCTTTGGTCCAGTTTGAAGGCTGCTTCTTCCCCAGCGCAGCCAGCCACAACTTGCGACGGCAGGAGTTCCTGGGCAGTGCATGATAAGACACCTGCGAGATGATTAATTGAGAAGCAATTATTAACTCATCACAGTGAAGCCTGTTTACAGCAAACTCCATTCTACCCTAACAAGCAATAAGAGGAACCAAGGGGCAAAATTCTTTATCTCTAGTTTCAATAACATGAAGAAAGCATACAGGAAACTTACTGTTCTTTAAATTAAATGTCGAAATAATAAGAAAATGGAATTTAAAactggaaaagaaaaagacaagctGCCACAAGAGGGAGACGAATCCACATATTCTGCATTGTGCATACAATGCTCTGCCTTTAAGCTCGTGGAGAAATCCGGGTTGTGAATTCTGGCTAGCTGGTGCACAGCCAATTTTTGTCTTGCGCTTCCAATTCTGCCTCTTTCTTGGTTGTGATGTCACTACTACTGTTCAGTACAGAGGCTTAATAGGCACAAGTACAGACAAGCTATCATGC
This window encodes:
- the LOC142585008 gene encoding uncharacterized protein LOC142585008 isoform X1, with protein sequence MMLECCLTSCEQRGPVDGYGNKVSYHALPRNSCRRKLWLAALGKKQPSNWTKARICSRHFRDQDFVPTVQHGRRLLPTAVPQVCLHNEHDGTVKWYTGETASPSSSREVAEPKDEVEALCCKDEEIARLKDQLQVSDMIIENLQQQICRLERKCFELEVTSKKFCLETLKTLEKWCELV
- the LOC142585008 gene encoding uncharacterized protein LOC142585008 isoform X2, with the translated sequence MCLLCCNLQPLIRRCQSSSKPFLNSCRRKLWLAALGKKQPSNWTKARICSRHFRDQDFVPTVQHGRRLLPTAVPQVCLHNEHDGTVKWYTGETASPSSSREVAEPKDEVEALCCKDEEIARLKDQLQVSDMIIENLQQQICRLERKCFELEVTSKKFCLETLKTLEKWCELV